In the genome of Pseudomonas sp. P5_109, one region contains:
- the serB gene encoding phosphoserine phosphatase SerB, whose product MREIVLINITGVDRPGLTAAITGVLAQGGVNILDIGQAVIHDTLSFGILVEIPDTEQGKSVLKDILFKGYELDQQVRFTPVSEQDYQQWVGNQGKKRHIVTLLTRKVTAGQLQAVSSITAKYGLNIDHIDRLSGRMPLDTPADKGKGCIEFSVRGEAADPQALRAEFLSVAQELNVDIAFQEDSLFRRNRRLAVFDMDSTLIEAEVIDELAKAAGVGDKVSEITERAMAGELDFRASFKERLALLKGLDVNVLDSIGASLRLTEGAETLFAELKRLGYKTAILSGGFTYFAKQLQAKLGIDYVFANELEVVDGKVTGVAVEPIVDAQRKADLLKELAHKEGLRLEQTIAVGDGANDLPMLAIAGLGVAFRAKPLVKQSAKQAISTLGLDGVLYLLGFRDRDGQL is encoded by the coding sequence TTGCGCGAAATCGTCCTGATAAACATCACGGGAGTCGACCGTCCGGGTCTGACTGCGGCCATTACCGGCGTTCTGGCCCAGGGTGGTGTGAACATTCTCGACATCGGTCAGGCGGTGATCCACGACACCTTGTCGTTCGGCATCCTGGTTGAAATTCCCGACACCGAGCAAGGCAAGTCCGTGCTCAAGGACATCCTGTTCAAGGGTTACGAGCTCGATCAACAAGTGCGTTTCACGCCGGTGTCCGAACAGGATTACCAGCAGTGGGTCGGCAACCAGGGCAAAAAGCGCCACATCGTGACCCTGTTGACCCGCAAGGTGACAGCCGGGCAGTTGCAGGCCGTGAGTTCGATCACCGCCAAATATGGCCTGAACATCGACCACATCGATCGTCTGTCCGGGCGCATGCCGCTGGATACGCCGGCCGACAAGGGCAAGGGTTGCATCGAATTTTCCGTGCGTGGCGAGGCGGCTGATCCGCAGGCGCTGCGTGCCGAATTCCTCAGCGTCGCCCAGGAACTGAACGTCGACATCGCCTTCCAGGAAGATTCACTGTTCCGTCGCAACCGTCGCCTGGCGGTATTCGACATGGACTCGACGCTGATCGAAGCCGAAGTGATCGATGAGCTGGCCAAGGCGGCTGGTGTGGGTGACAAGGTCTCGGAAATCACTGAGCGGGCGATGGCCGGTGAACTGGACTTCCGCGCCAGCTTCAAGGAACGCCTGGCCTTGCTCAAAGGCCTGGACGTCAATGTGCTGGATTCCATCGGCGCCTCGCTGCGCCTGACCGAAGGTGCCGAAACCCTGTTCGCCGAACTCAAGCGCCTGGGCTACAAGACCGCGATCCTGTCGGGTGGCTTCACCTACTTCGCCAAGCAATTGCAGGCCAAGCTGGGTATCGACTATGTGTTTGCCAACGAACTGGAAGTGGTCGACGGCAAGGTCACCGGCGTCGCGGTTGAGCCGATTGTCGATGCACAGCGCAAGGCTGATCTGCTGAAGGAGCTGGCACACAAGGAAGGTTTGCGTCTGGAGCAGACCATTGCCGTCGGCGATGGCGCCAATGACTTGCCGATGCTGGCGATTGCCGGGTTGGGCGTGGCGTTCCGTGCCAAGCCGCTGGTCAAGCAGTCGGCCAAGCAGGCGATCTCGACCCTGGGACTGGATGGCGTGTTGTACCTGCTGGGCTTCCGCGATCGCGACGGCCAGCTCTGA
- the asd gene encoding archaetidylserine decarboxylase (Phosphatidylserine decarboxylase is synthesized as a single chain precursor. Generation of the pyruvoyl active site from a Ser is coupled to cleavage of a Gly-Ser bond between the larger (beta) and smaller (alpha chains). It is an integral membrane protein.): MNKRLFIISQYLLPHNLLSRLAGCIAECRVRWFKNAFTAWFAKRYQVDMSQALVEDLTAYEHFNAFFTRALKDGARPLDETPGAILSPADGAISQLGPIEHGRVFQAKGHSFSVLELLGGDAANAAPFMGGDFATIYLSPKDYHRVHMPLAGTLREMVYIPGRLFSVNQTTAENVPELFARNERVACIFDTERGPMAVVLVGAMIVASIETVWAGLVTPPKRELKTFRYDEAARAPIHLEKGAELGRFKLGSTAVVLFGPDQVKWAEEMTAGTAVQMGQGMGSPKA; encoded by the coding sequence ATGAACAAGCGTCTGTTTATCATCAGCCAGTACCTCCTGCCCCACAACCTGCTCTCGCGACTGGCCGGCTGCATCGCCGAATGCCGCGTGCGCTGGTTCAAAAATGCCTTTACCGCCTGGTTCGCCAAGCGTTATCAAGTGGACATGTCCCAGGCGCTGGTCGAAGACCTGACCGCCTACGAGCACTTCAACGCGTTCTTCACCCGCGCGCTGAAAGACGGCGCCCGTCCGCTGGACGAAACCCCGGGCGCGATCCTCAGCCCGGCCGACGGCGCGATCAGCCAGCTCGGCCCGATCGAACACGGCCGCGTGTTCCAGGCCAAGGGTCACAGCTTCAGCGTGCTGGAACTGTTGGGTGGCGACGCAGCAAACGCCGCGCCGTTCATGGGTGGCGACTTCGCGACCATCTACCTGTCGCCGAAGGACTACCACCGTGTGCACATGCCGTTGGCCGGCACCCTGCGCGAGATGGTCTACATCCCGGGTCGCCTGTTCTCGGTCAACCAGACCACCGCTGAAAACGTTCCGGAACTGTTCGCCCGCAACGAACGCGTGGCGTGCATTTTCGACACCGAGCGCGGGCCGATGGCCGTGGTGCTGGTGGGCGCGATGATCGTGGCGTCGATCGAAACCGTCTGGGCCGGCCTGGTGACGCCGCCGAAGCGCGAGCTGAAAACCTTCCGCTACGACGAAGCCGCACGCGCGCCGATCCACCTGGAAAAAGGTGCGGAGCTGGGTCGCTTCAAACTGGGTTCGACCGCCGTCGTGCTGTTCGGGCCGGATCAGGTGAAGTGGGCTGAAGAAATGACCGCCGGTACAGCGGTGCAGATGGGTCAGGGCATGGGCTCACCAAAAGCCTAA
- a CDS encoding membrane integrity-associated transporter subunit PqiC encodes MTALRLPFILMLAGVLGLAGCSVHQPVSLYQLDAGSPVQPAQNAGMAVLLGPVTVADYLQRETLLQRQPDGSLQASTDGRWAGSLSSDIDQLLLRQVAGHLDSQRVVLAPATLGFTPDVQVLLTITRLDSGAKQPAILDAQWRLIDRRGQVRDNRIIHLQEQHAGSTAAQVQAQGVLLQRLAEQLSVALKPLANQPPIAEAPRKPAAKAAAPAVEQEKQPKIPMAAPIRTDMEVFRF; translated from the coding sequence ATGACTGCTCTGCGCCTTCCTTTTATTCTTATGCTCGCTGGCGTTCTTGGCCTGGCGGGTTGCAGCGTTCACCAGCCGGTGTCGTTGTATCAGCTTGACGCTGGAAGTCCGGTTCAGCCTGCACAGAACGCGGGCATGGCGGTATTGTTGGGGCCAGTCACCGTGGCCGACTACCTGCAACGCGAAACCCTGTTGCAGCGTCAGCCGGATGGCAGCTTGCAAGCCTCGACCGACGGTCGTTGGGCCGGTAGCCTTTCGTCGGATATCGATCAGTTGCTGCTGCGTCAGGTCGCGGGTCACCTGGACAGCCAGCGCGTAGTGTTGGCCCCGGCGACATTGGGTTTCACCCCGGACGTTCAGGTATTGCTGACCATCACGCGCCTGGATTCGGGTGCCAAACAACCAGCGATCCTCGATGCGCAATGGCGTCTGATCGACCGTCGCGGGCAAGTTCGCGACAACCGCATCATCCATTTGCAGGAACAGCATGCCGGTAGTACGGCGGCTCAGGTCCAGGCTCAGGGTGTGTTGCTGCAGCGCCTGGCCGAGCAACTGTCGGTGGCGCTCAAGCCGCTGGCCAATCAGCCACCGATCGCCGAAGCCCCGCGCAAGCCGGCAGCCAAGGCGGCAGCACCTGCGGTAGAACAGGAAAAGCAGCCGAAGATCCCGATGGCGGCACCTATTCGTACGGATATGGAAGTGTTCCGCTTCTGA
- the motA gene encoding flagellar motor stator protein MotA gives MAKIIGIIVVFASVLGGYVLSHGKIAALIQPFEVMIIGGAALGAFLQANPGYMTMHVLKKSLSMFSSRFNHGFYLEVLGLIYEILNKSRREGMMAIEGDIEDAAASPIFAKYPTVLKDERMTAFICDYLRIMSSGNMAPHELEGLFDMELFSLKEDLEHPSHAVNGIADAMPGFGIVAAVLGIVVTMASLGEGDQKSIGLHVGAALVGTFFGILAAYGFFGPLAHSLAHDAKEELNVYEAIKASLVASASGMPPSLAVEFGRKVLYPAHRPSFAELEQAVRGR, from the coding sequence ATGGCTAAAATTATCGGCATCATCGTCGTATTCGCGAGCGTGCTCGGCGGATACGTGCTTTCCCACGGCAAGATTGCCGCCCTGATCCAGCCTTTCGAGGTCATGATCATCGGCGGTGCTGCCCTCGGCGCATTCCTGCAGGCCAACCCCGGCTACATGACGATGCACGTGCTCAAGAAGTCCCTGAGCATGTTCAGTTCGCGTTTCAACCATGGCTTCTACCTGGAAGTGCTGGGCCTGATCTACGAGATCCTCAACAAGAGCCGCCGCGAAGGCATGATGGCCATCGAAGGCGACATCGAAGATGCCGCCGCGAGCCCGATCTTCGCCAAGTACCCGACGGTCCTCAAGGACGAGCGCATGACCGCGTTCATCTGCGATTACCTGCGCATCATGTCTTCCGGCAACATGGCCCCGCACGAGTTGGAAGGCCTGTTCGACATGGAGCTGTTCAGCCTCAAGGAAGACCTGGAGCATCCGTCCCACGCGGTGAACGGTATCGCCGACGCCATGCCCGGTTTCGGTATCGTCGCGGCGGTACTGGGTATCGTGGTGACCATGGCTTCGCTGGGTGAGGGGGACCAGAAGTCCATCGGCCTGCACGTGGGTGCGGCGCTGGTCGGTACCTTCTTCGGTATTCTCGCCGCCTACGGCTTCTTTGGCCCGCTGGCCCATTCCCTGGCCCACGATGCCAAGGAAGAGCTGAACGTCTACGAAGCCATCAAGGCTTCGCTGGTGGCGTCGGCTTCCGGCATGCCGCCATCGCTGGCCGTGGAGTTCGGGCGCAAGGTCCTGTACCCGGCGCACCGTCCAAGCTTCGCCGAGCTGGAACAAGCGGTTCGTGGTCGATAG
- a CDS encoding HDOD domain-containing protein: protein MVNETNVPTPKPTTLEGWVKLLDGVRLPVPQASHDRVCKAIRNNRSSLRDIADLMQGSPALALSVIREANRHAHGGMTEPAENLEIAINRLGLKRTEELLARLPAEPHSEIPKALRQLQMISQHATQQANGFFASRLARLWQDIHWGSLLFLSPLWPLALTHPKLLEEWELRVIHKGESARKVEKQLFGVRLLDIGQALVEVWRLPIWVQQGYRLLLAEQRELVKVLRIARDSEHPLRQQNRLDDDPTLRRWLNQPANTVLLANGLALSAQHAWDSPHSERWQYLTSLYLQMPMDEVQQQLHQQAANSARYHAMPDLWHPAESLIWPWGMNRIHAGLLPAAAPTAEDLAKWRKQCAELLVEPSRFTNAMHLTIAARDALVACGMRRVMILMADRTHANLRVHQTAGLSKEAAGLNFVVSQSNVLQRLLAQQAQVRLTPANNAQFSALLPNSLRSQFSGEHLLLRSLVNNGRVIMIVVADQGGGPLSEISVQAFGKTAQCIEKALHSFSHRGQ from the coding sequence ATGGTTAACGAAACGAACGTTCCAACACCAAAACCGACGACGCTCGAAGGCTGGGTCAAGCTGCTCGATGGCGTACGCCTTCCCGTTCCGCAAGCCAGCCACGACCGTGTCTGCAAGGCCATCCGCAACAACCGCAGCTCGCTGCGCGATATCGCCGACCTCATGCAAGGCAGCCCCGCCCTGGCCTTGAGCGTGATTCGCGAAGCCAACCGGCACGCCCATGGCGGCATGACCGAACCGGCGGAAAACCTCGAGATCGCAATCAATCGCCTCGGCCTGAAGCGCACCGAAGAGCTGCTCGCGCGCCTGCCCGCCGAACCCCATTCAGAGATTCCCAAGGCCTTGCGTCAGCTGCAGATGATCAGCCAGCACGCCACGCAACAGGCCAACGGTTTTTTTGCCAGTCGCCTGGCGCGCCTGTGGCAGGACATCCATTGGGGCAGCCTGCTGTTTCTTTCGCCCTTGTGGCCTTTGGCGCTGACTCATCCAAAACTGCTCGAAGAGTGGGAGCTGCGGGTCATCCACAAAGGTGAGTCGGCACGTAAAGTTGAAAAGCAATTGTTCGGCGTACGCCTGCTGGACATCGGCCAGGCGCTGGTGGAGGTCTGGCGCTTGCCGATCTGGGTGCAGCAGGGCTATCGCCTGTTGCTCGCCGAGCAGCGGGAGCTGGTGAAAGTCCTGCGAATCGCCCGTGACAGCGAGCACCCGTTGCGCCAGCAGAACCGCCTCGATGACGATCCGACCCTGCGCCGCTGGCTCAATCAACCGGCCAATACGGTGCTGCTGGCCAACGGTCTGGCGCTGTCGGCACAACACGCCTGGGACAGCCCGCACAGTGAGCGCTGGCAGTACCTGACCAGCCTTTACCTGCAAATGCCGATGGATGAGGTGCAACAACAACTGCACCAGCAAGCCGCCAACAGCGCGCGCTATCACGCCATGCCTGACCTCTGGCACCCCGCTGAATCGCTGATCTGGCCGTGGGGCATGAACCGTATCCACGCCGGACTGCTGCCAGCCGCGGCACCGACCGCCGAAGACCTGGCGAAGTGGCGCAAGCAATGTGCCGAACTGCTGGTCGAGCCCAGTCGCTTCACCAACGCCATGCACTTGACCATCGCCGCCCGGGACGCCCTCGTGGCCTGCGGCATGCGCCGGGTGATGATCCTGATGGCCGACCGCACCCACGCCAACCTGCGCGTGCACCAGACGGCCGGATTGTCGAAGGAAGCGGCCGGGCTGAACTTCGTGGTCAGCCAGAGCAACGTGTTGCAACGGCTGCTCGCGCAACAGGCCCAGGTGCGCCTGACGCCCGCCAACAACGCGCAATTTTCGGCCCTGCTGCCCAACAGCCTGCGCTCGCAATTCAGTGGCGAACACCTGCTGCTGCGCTCGCTGGTCAACAATGGCCGGGTGATCATGATCGTCGTGGCGGATCAGGGCGGCGGGCCGCTTTCGGAAATTTCCGTTCAGGCCTTCGGCAAAACCGCGCAATGCATTGAAAAAGCCCTGCACAGCTTTAGCCACCGAGGCCAATAA
- a CDS encoding AhpA/YtjB family protein: MNRPTPVKTDNFFLLIFRALRHRRVPIALRIASHNVILVALALVIYAGVMGLQFKQAMHEQADALGESLTTQTATSATELLVSNDILSLNVLLNNLTKNKLVAHAAIYSPDNRILAESGQRPKHGLLGEAEGMYQSKITFQDVTAGQLRISLDMDQFQQPMTISLQSMGILSAILLALSLALSLRMGRYLSTPLLQLRVWLRNIDEYTPATDRQDEIGDLARQLHANFAPEPAPVPEPEPELDDVEDEPEFEVRNLRDPSFDESRPVAALKPAPRQIVSTVEDDDDEDPFADLRDESLDSPPQPVVRKATPSVPQHSAVLAVQLGSQEQLRRLPRARLEELLERYRDCLDQAASLYQGEVETLNDGSTLMLFHTEDSGDDYLTNAICCGELLRALGHQLQIEVADSGITLQLQLGLTLGDELFGLSQIDLLLTDSAQDALALSQHSRNLLLVERKISDDALIRQRARIRPIASPEGACCVERLMEPYPSMLERQLARMHERRA; the protein is encoded by the coding sequence GTGAACCGGCCCACGCCAGTAAAAACCGATAACTTCTTCCTGCTGATCTTCCGGGCACTGCGCCACCGCCGTGTACCGATTGCATTGCGCATCGCCAGCCATAACGTGATCCTGGTCGCCCTGGCCCTGGTCATCTATGCCGGTGTGATGGGCTTGCAGTTCAAGCAGGCCATGCACGAGCAGGCGGATGCGCTGGGCGAAAGCCTGACCACGCAGACGGCCACCTCGGCCACCGAGCTGTTGGTGTCCAACGACATCCTCAGCCTCAATGTGCTGCTCAACAACCTGACCAAGAACAAGCTGGTGGCCCACGCCGCCATCTACAGCCCGGACAACCGCATCCTCGCCGAATCCGGCCAGCGGCCAAAACATGGTCTGCTGGGCGAAGCCGAAGGCATGTACCAGAGCAAGATAACCTTCCAGGACGTGACGGCCGGGCAACTGCGCATCAGCCTGGACATGGACCAGTTCCAGCAGCCGATGACCATCAGCCTGCAAAGCATGGGTATCCTCAGTGCCATCCTGCTGGCCCTGTCCCTGGCCTTGAGCCTGCGCATGGGGCGGTATCTCTCCACGCCGCTGCTGCAATTGCGGGTATGGCTGCGCAATATCGATGAATACACCCCGGCTACCGACCGCCAGGACGAAATCGGTGACCTGGCGCGTCAACTGCACGCCAACTTCGCCCCGGAACCTGCTCCCGTGCCGGAGCCAGAACCGGAACTCGACGACGTCGAAGACGAACCAGAATTCGAAGTCCGTAACCTGCGCGACCCGAGTTTCGACGAGAGCCGCCCGGTAGCGGCGCTCAAGCCAGCACCTCGGCAGATCGTCAGCACCGTCGAAGACGACGATGACGAAGACCCGTTCGCCGACCTGCGCGACGAGTCACTGGACAGCCCGCCACAACCGGTGGTTCGCAAGGCCACGCCGAGCGTTCCGCAACACAGCGCGGTGCTGGCGGTGCAACTGGGTTCCCAGGAACAGCTGCGACGCCTGCCGCGGGCACGCCTGGAAGAACTGCTAGAACGCTATCGCGATTGCCTCGACCAGGCCGCTTCGCTGTATCAAGGCGAAGTGGAGACCCTGAACGATGGCAGTACGTTGATGCTGTTCCACACCGAAGACAGCGGCGACGATTACCTGACCAACGCCATTTGCTGTGGCGAGCTGCTGCGGGCCCTGGGCCACCAGTTGCAGATCGAAGTCGCGGACAGCGGCATCACCCTGCAATTGCAGCTAGGCCTGACCCTCGGCGACGAGCTGTTCGGCCTGAGCCAGATCGACCTGCTGCTGACCGACTCCGCCCAGGACGCCCTGGCCCTGTCGCAACACAGCCGCAACCTGCTGCTGGTGGAGCGCAAGATCAGCGATGACGCGTTGATTCGCCAGCGCGCACGGATCCGTCCGATTGCCAGCCCTGAGGGAGCTTGCTGCGTGGAGCGGTTGATGGAGCCTTATCCGTCGATGCTTGAGCGGCAACTGGCGCGGATGCACGAGCGTCGCGCTTAA
- the rhdA gene encoding thiosulfate sulfurtransferase has translation MSDFSGLPLVIEPSDLLPRLDARELILVDLTSAARYAEGHIPGARFVDPKRTQLGQAPAPGLMPPLAALETLFGELGHNPDAVYVVYDDEGGGWAGRFIWLLDVIGHSKYHYIDGGLPAWLAEGSPMSIQIPPPVGGPVSLTLHDEPTATREYLQSRLGAADLAIWDARGPLEYSGEKVLAAKGGHIPGAVNFEWTAGMDQARQLRIRTDMPQILEQLGISKDKEVITHCQTHHRSGFTYLVAKSLGYPRVKGYAGSWGEWGNHPDTPVEI, from the coding sequence ATGTCTGACTTCTCTGGCTTGCCGCTGGTGATCGAGCCGAGCGACTTGCTCCCTCGCCTCGACGCCCGCGAACTGATTCTGGTGGACTTGACCAGTGCCGCCCGCTACGCCGAGGGGCACATCCCCGGCGCACGCTTTGTCGATCCGAAGCGCACGCAGCTCGGCCAGGCTCCGGCCCCAGGGCTGATGCCCCCGCTGGCAGCACTCGAAACGCTGTTTGGCGAGCTGGGACACAACCCCGACGCGGTCTACGTGGTGTATGACGACGAAGGCGGCGGTTGGGCCGGACGCTTCATCTGGTTGCTGGATGTCATCGGCCACAGCAAGTACCACTATATAGATGGCGGCCTGCCGGCCTGGCTGGCAGAAGGTTCGCCCATGTCGATCCAGATCCCGCCACCCGTGGGCGGCCCTGTTTCACTGACCTTGCACGACGAGCCCACCGCCACCCGCGAATACCTGCAAAGCCGTCTCGGCGCCGCCGACCTGGCGATCTGGGATGCACGCGGGCCGCTGGAGTATTCCGGCGAAAAAGTCCTCGCCGCCAAGGGCGGGCACATCCCCGGCGCGGTCAATTTCGAATGGACCGCCGGCATGGACCAGGCACGTCAGTTGCGCATCCGTACCGACATGCCACAGATCCTCGAACAACTCGGGATCAGCAAAGACAAAGAAGTGATTACCCACTGCCAGACCCACCATCGTTCTGGCTTCACCTATCTGGTGGCCAAGTCTCTCGGTTATCCGCGAGTCAAAGGCTACGCCGGCTCCTGGGGCGAATGGGGTAACCATCCCGACACGCCCGTAGAGATCTAA
- the parC gene encoding DNA topoisomerase IV subunit A: MSDSLDLSLDGVERRSLADFTENAYLNYSMYVIMDRALPHIGDGLKPVQRRIIYAMSELGLDADSKHKKSARTVGDVLGKFHPHGDSACYEAMVLMAQPFSYRYTLVDGQGNWGAPDDPKSFAAMRYTEARLSRYSEVLLSELGQGTADWGPNFDGTLDEPLVLPARLPNILLNGTTGIAVGMATDVPPHNLREVATACVRLLDEPKATVEQLCEHIQGPDYPTEAEIITPRADLLKIYETGRGSVRMRAVYHIEDGDIIVTALPHQVSGAKVLEQIAAMMQAKPSKAPQIADLRDESDHENPCRIVIIPGARKNFDHDALMQHLFASTELESSYRVNINIIGLDGKPQLKNLRALLVEWLEFRVQTVRRRLQFRLDKVERRLHLLDGLLIAYLNLDEVIHIIRTEEHPKAALIERFALSEIQADYILDTRLRQLARLEEMKLRAEQDELLKEQAKLQALLGSEAKLKKLVRTELIKDAETYGDDRRSPIVERAEAKALTEHDLLPNEKVTVVLSEKGWIRSAKGHEIDATGLSYKAGDGFKALAAGRSNQFAVFIDSTGRSYSVAAHTLPSARGQGEPLTGRLTPPPGASFECVLMPEDDALYVIASDAGYGFVVKGEDLQAKNKAGKALLSLPNNAKVMLPRPVADREQNWLASVTTEGRLLIFKISDLPQLGKGKGNKIIGIPGERVASREEYVTDIAVLPDGATLVLQAGKRTLSLKADDLEHYKGERGRRGNKLPRGFQRVDALLVENLN, encoded by the coding sequence ATGAGCGACTCCCTTGATCTCAGCCTGGACGGTGTAGAACGCCGGTCACTGGCTGACTTCACCGAAAATGCCTACCTCAACTACTCCATGTACGTGATCATGGACCGTGCCTTGCCGCATATCGGCGACGGTCTGAAACCGGTACAGCGGCGTATCATCTACGCCATGAGCGAGCTGGGGCTGGACGCCGATTCCAAGCACAAGAAGTCGGCGCGTACCGTCGGTGACGTGCTCGGTAAATTCCACCCCCACGGCGACTCGGCCTGCTACGAAGCCATGGTGCTGATGGCCCAGCCGTTCAGCTATCGCTACACGCTGGTCGACGGCCAGGGTAACTGGGGTGCGCCGGATGATCCCAAGTCCTTCGCCGCCATGCGTTATACCGAAGCGCGCTTGTCGCGTTATTCCGAAGTGCTGCTCAGCGAACTGGGCCAGGGCACCGCGGACTGGGGGCCGAACTTCGACGGCACGCTGGACGAGCCGCTGGTCTTGCCAGCCCGTCTGCCGAACATTCTGCTCAACGGCACCACCGGTATCGCCGTAGGCATGGCCACCGACGTGCCGCCGCACAACCTGCGCGAAGTCGCCACCGCCTGCGTGCGCTTGCTCGACGAGCCCAAGGCCACGGTCGAACAGCTCTGTGAACACATCCAGGGCCCGGACTACCCGACCGAAGCGGAAATCATCACCCCGCGCGCCGACCTGCTGAAAATCTACGAAACCGGTCGCGGTTCGGTGCGCATGCGCGCCGTGTATCACATCGAAGACGGCGACATTATCGTCACTGCTCTGCCGCATCAGGTCTCGGGCGCCAAGGTGCTGGAGCAGATCGCCGCGATGATGCAGGCCAAGCCGTCCAAGGCGCCGCAAATTGCCGACCTGCGTGACGAATCCGACCACGAAAACCCGTGCCGGATCGTGATCATTCCGGGTGCGCGGAAAAACTTCGACCACGATGCGCTGATGCAGCACCTGTTCGCCAGCACCGAGCTGGAGTCGAGCTACCGGGTCAACATCAATATCATCGGCCTGGACGGCAAGCCGCAGCTGAAAAACCTGCGAGCGCTGCTGGTTGAATGGTTGGAGTTCCGGGTGCAGACCGTGCGTCGTCGCCTGCAATTCCGCCTCGACAAGGTCGAGCGTCGCCTGCACCTGTTGGACGGTTTGTTGATCGCTTACCTCAACCTGGATGAAGTGATCCACATCATCCGTACCGAGGAACATCCGAAAGCCGCGCTGATCGAGCGCTTTGCCCTCAGCGAAATCCAGGCCGACTACATCCTCGACACCCGCCTGCGTCAGTTGGCGCGGCTGGAAGAGATGAAGCTGCGAGCCGAGCAGGATGAACTGCTCAAGGAACAAGCCAAGCTGCAAGCCTTGCTGGGCAGCGAAGCCAAGCTTAAGAAGCTGGTGCGCACCGAGCTGATCAAGGATGCCGAAACCTATGGCGACGACCGTCGTTCGCCAATCGTCGAGCGCGCCGAGGCCAAGGCCCTGACCGAACACGATCTGCTGCCGAACGAGAAAGTGACGGTCGTGCTGTCGGAAAAAGGCTGGATCCGTTCCGCCAAAGGCCACGAAATCGATGCCACCGGGCTTTCCTACAAGGCCGGGGACGGTTTCAAGGCGCTGGCAGCCGGGCGCTCCAACCAGTTTGCCGTGTTCATCGACTCCACCGGCCGCAGTTATTCGGTGGCCGCCCATACCTTGCCGTCGGCTCGTGGCCAGGGCGAACCGCTGACCGGTCGCCTGACGCCGCCACCGGGGGCGAGTTTCGAATGCGTGCTGATGCCGGAAGACGATGCGCTGTACGTGATCGCCTCCGACGCCGGCTACGGTTTCGTGGTCAAGGGTGAAGACCTGCAGGCCAAGAACAAGGCGGGCAAGGCGCTGTTGAGTCTGCCGAACAACGCCAAGGTCATGCTGCCGCGCCCTGTGGCCGATCGTGAGCAGAACTGGCTGGCGTCGGTGACGACCGAAGGTCGCCTACTGATATTCAAGATCAGCGACCTGCCACAATTAGGTAAGGGCAAAGGCAACAAAATCATCGGGATTCCCGGTGAGCGAGTGGCCAGTCGCGAAGAGTATGTCACGGACATCGCCGTATTGCCGGACGGTGCGACACTGGTGTTGCAGGCCGGAAAACGTACCTTGTCACTGAAAGCGGACGACCTCGAACACTACAAGGGTGAACGTGGCCGTCGTGGCAATAAGTTGCCGCGTGGCTTCCAGCGGGTCGATGCGCTGCTCGTCGAAAACCTCAATTAG